One Streptococcus sp. VT 162 genomic window, GATTTATAAAGTTTGAACTCGCTAGTATCTGTCTGAACAAGCTCATATTTTTCACTGAGCCAGCTCTCTACATCTGACCACAAGGCAACTTTTTGATTGACCACAATCATCTTCGGTTGATTCTCTTTCAGGTCATTCATCAGTTTGGTTTTATTTTCATCGCTTGCAGTATAAAGTGTTGGAGTTAATAGAGAAGTCGGCGCCAAACGTTCACTTGCACGGTAGAAATCAGGACGATCATCCCAAGCATAGACACGATCCTCAGAACTCGTTTGTTGTTTGACCACGCTAGCAAGACGGTCTCTCTCCTTATAAGTCGCTGGGTGCGAAAGGTAGCGACTCACGATAGGAAGAACAATGAGATAGGCAAGGGCAATCAGTGGTAGATAGAAATTTCCTTTAAGGAAAGAAGTTTGTTTCTCACGTCTTCTTCTACTACGACTCCCTCCATCTGAAACATCTTCCTTGATTCCTGTCAGAAGGAGCAAGACCAAGAAAGGAATTAGCACCACAAGACGAGTAGCGTTGATAGGTTCTTTGGAGAGAATCAAGATTCCCAAAGAAACCAAGAATCCCAAGCTAGCAGCAATCGATAAGACATATTGCTTGGCTGGTTTTGACTGGAACAAGCCTGCAAAGAGCAAGCCAAGGGAACCTAATCCAATAGCAAGCAAGCCATAGAAGGCTGCATTTTCAAGCAAATGCGAATTTGAAAAGAGGCTAAGAGTATTTACCGGATACAAGGTCTGGCTAATGGCATCCCCAAAACTACCTGTCCACACTGTATAGTAGCCTAAAGGATAGAATAAGAGTGAAAATCCTAGGGCTGACGCAAAGAACTGATATAGACCATGAACAAAGTGACCTTTGCCTAGATTAAAGCCGATGATGCCCAAGGCCAGTACAGCCGCAAACAAGGCTGTTGGGATTGGCGCAAGGAAGAAAGCGAGAGCAAGGCTCATACCCACTCGTACAAATCCTTTGTCATCCTTTGGAAAAGCTAGATAATTTGTAACGATACTCAATGAATAAAATAGGAAAGGTAGGGCTAGCAAGAGAGCATAACCGCCACCAAAAGCGAGGCCAGCTACAAGCAAGTATAAAATAAAGACAACTCGCTTCGCTTCCTTTTCTTGGCCGACAAGAGTATCCGCAGCCTTAAAAAGAAAAACACCTGCTCCAAACAAGGTCAACCACTCAACCAAAGCAATCAAAACACTGCCTTGAAAAAGGTAGGTTAGCACATAATAGAGCAATCCCTCCGTCCCAAAGTAATCTGTATACATTTGGCCATTTTGATGCAAAGCCCAACCGGTATAAAGATCCTGACTTTGTTGTGGACTGACTACACCAAAAATAAAAGGCAGGGCAACCGAAATGGCTGTAGTCACCAAACTCCAAAGTAAAATACTAAAAAAGGGAATGGGAGCTCCTTCTCGTTTCTCTGGCACTGACCAGTCTTGGTAATGAGATTCTTCTTGTTTCTCATCTATTTTCCCGTATACGTTCATTCAATTTCTCCTCTAAGTTTATCTGTTTTAGTATATCAAAATCTTACAGGAATGTCAGCTTGGGATTGATATTTGCTGAATTTCTTATCCAATATCGCAAAGCGTTCGATTTCACGAAAACGATGAAATCGACTATTACTATACTCTCTGATAAAATCATCATCTTCTAGATTAAGCATGGTTTTCTCCTTTACTTATCTATTCGTAAGAAGACAAAAAAGACCCAGCCTTGGGCTAGATCTTGATGGATAGTTAGAGCATAGGTGCAAACAACTGGACAATTTCCTTGATGAGGCTTTGATACCAGCTTGTTTTGATGGTGTGGGGATAAATTTCTTGAGAAACTTTAAAAATCTCTTCGAAGTCCCTTTCAATATCGATGATGGACTGCGTTCTATAAAGTAAGACGGCATTTTCATAGTGGTGGAGCAAGCTACGATAGTCAAAATTGATGGTCCCCACAGTAGCTGCCTCTCCATCGACAAGCATTTGCTTGCTATGAAGGAATCCCGGACTGTACTCATAAATACGAACCCCAGCAGATAGCAAATCTGGATAGGCTCCTCGAGTAACTAACTGAATAACCTTCTTATCTGGGATACACGGCGTCACAATTCGCACATCTACCCCTCTCAGAGCGGCATTTTTGATACTTTCAGTTAGATCGTAGTCAGCAATCAGATAGGGAGTCGTGATGTAGACGTAATCTGTAGCTTGATTGATAAGATTTTGGTAGACCGTTTTTCCAACCTGGGCTCGGTAGATGGGTTTTGGTCCACTACTATAGGGAATACAAAGCCCCATCCCATCTTTTGGTTGATTTTCGAGATGGTATTGGTCAAAGTCACTAATCTCTCCACGGTTGATATACCAGGCAGATAAAAAGAGTCTGGTAAAAGCCTTTACTGCTGGACCATCCAGCCGAATACCACTATCCTTCCAGTAACCAAAGCGTTCGATATGGTTGATATACTCGTCTGCTAGATTGACACCACCTGTATAGGCAATCTGCCCATCGATGATCATGATTTTACGGTGGTCACGGTTGTTATAGGCAACAGTCAAGCGCGGAATCACCTTGTTAAACTTATGAGCTTCAATCCCTCGGCTACGAAGCTGGATGGTGTAATCTCCAGGCAAGGTTGCCATACAACCAATATCATCATAGAGGAGCTTCACTTCTACACCTTGAGCGGCCTTTTCTTCCAAAATCTCCAAAATACTATTCCACATCAAACCTTCTTCGATGATATAGTATTCGAGAAAGATAAACTTCTCAGCTTTCTTGAGATCCTCTAGCATCTGCTGCCACATACTTTCACCAGATGCAAAAAATCGTGTATCCGTTCGATCATAGACATCGGCATTCGTGTCCATGCTGAGGAGAGATTTGATAACGCCATAAGCCGACTTGTCTTGCTCTTTTAACTCCAAACGGAGAGCTCTGCTATTGTCCTCTCTATCAACCATTGATTGGAGCTGCTTTAGCTGCTTCAATTCCTTTTTAGATAAACGGCGTTCTCCAAACATGATATAGAGTAAGGGACCAAACACTGGCACAAAGGCTACTAACAACCATGTTACCTTACTCTCAGGATTCATAGATCGATTAACAATCGATACAATAGTCGCTAAGCTCACTAAAATGACTAGGATAATCCAGACAATTGGAGCCATCTGCCCTAGATAGAGAAATAAACCAAAGATGATAAACAACTCCGCCAACATGATGGTAATACTAAAACCATACTTGGACATGAGTAGCTGCATTTTTCTAGCTGTCATACATCCCCTTCCTTTTCTAACATTCTCCTTAACTGCTTGATAAACTCATGTTTCTACTAGTATACCTCAGTTCAGGGGTAGATAGCAACCTTTTACCTTTTTCTATGCAAACTATTCCAAGAACTGCAAGATTTCTAAACTACACCCACACTATATGAAGCTCTGCCCCTCTTATCTTTTTAACTAGGGTATTAAGAAACTTAAAAAGAACTACCAAAATGATAGTTCTTTCCAATATTATTTATATTTTTCAATATCGCACAAATCCTATGACAGTCGCTATTGAAGTTGTAGAAGGTAAAGCTGAAACCTTAATTCCAAACTTCTATTTAGATTTGAGATCCTATTTTGTTAATACCACTCGGTCAGATGCCTCTCGGTCCATATCATCAATAATCAATTGATTACCATTAACCGTGTAAATTTTGACATCATCACCGATAATGACACGTTGATTTTCTGGCTCAAAGCTGACTTGCTTGATTTCCTTATCTCCATCTGGCTCGACCTCAGTCCATGTACCAGTTTTACCTGTTACAACAAGAGTGATTTGGTCATTCTCATCTTTTCCAGTATAGGTACCATCGATATTCGTAGGTTGAGCTACAGTAGTGTCCTGACTTGAGGACGCCTGTGGTTGACTAGCACTTGTCGTAGCGCTAGAAGATGATTCTTGTTGAGTAGATGATTGCTGAGCAGATTGCTGGGTAGGGGCTTGTGCCTTAGGTCCACAAGCTGCTAAAAGACTAAGAATTGCTAGGGAAGCAATAGAAAGTGTGAATGTTTTCGTTTTCATAGCGATTTCCTTTCTTTTGTGCCAATGTTTTGCTGGAATCGTTTCCAGATATACCTCCTACCTACAGTATAGCAACATAAACCTATAAGGTCAACTAATCTCGTCGCTTCCTACCAAACTCCCTCGGACTTCCGAGATAAAGTAGAGGGATCCCGTCACGAAAAGCAAGTCCTGGCCATTGGCCTTATCTTCAAATTCTCTGATAAAGTCGCCATAGGAAGGAATCAAATCATAACCCGCCACATCCTTTTCATCCAGAGAGCCTTGGTAGTCAAAGCCTGTTACCTTAAGTTTTACCTGAGGCAACTGCTTAGATAGATAGCCTAGCATCCCCTGATAATCCTTGCGTTTAAGTGCTCCAAAAAGGATGCGAACCTGGTAACCTTGCTGGATTTTCCCCTGGATAAACTCGACCAGACGAGTCAAGGCTGGAAGATTGTGAGCCCCATCTAGGTAGATTTGCGGGCGAATCCGTTCCAATCGCCCTGCCCAATGTGTCTCTTGCAAGGCCCTTCTGACAAGCTCTTCTTCAACCCCTTCACCTCTTGACACCATAAACAGAAGAAAGCTTTGTAAAGCCAAGGCGGCATTTTCTTGCTGATAAACACCTTCCAAACTGATTTCAAGTTGTGAAAAACTAGCTAGGCTACTTGAAAAATCTCCAGCTTTCAAGATGAAGTCTCGCCCAGCTTGATAGAGATCCACACCTAACTCTCTCGCTGTATTTTGACAGACAAGTTTAGCTTCTGGAGCGAGCTTAGCAATGACCGCCTGCTTGCCAGCCTTGAAAATACCAGCTTTCTGCTCGGCTATTTCCCCCAGACTATCGCCCAAGGTCTCCTGATGATCTAGCCCAATGGAAGTAATAACTGCAATCTCTCCTGTTACGACATTAGTGGTGTCAAGCAAACCACCAATCCCCACTTCTAGCAGGACTAGATCCACTCCCTGCTCTTTAAAGTAAAGCAAAGCAATCAGAGTCAGTAATTCAAAAAAGGACAACTGGTCATGGGTTTGCAAAAGCGTCTTTTCCATCTCCTTGACTTGGTTAGCTATACGAACAAAGTCTTCCTCCGCGATCGGCTGTCCATTGATACAGATTCGATCATGGATGCTGATGATATGAGGAGAGGTAAAAGTACCAACTTTTTTACCATGAGCAACAAACAACTCCCTCATGAAGGCAATAGTTGACCCTTTACCGTTAGTCCCTGTTACGTGGATAATAGGATAAGTCCTCTCTGGATTCCCCAGCAAATCCACTGCTCGCTGCATTCGTCCAAGTCCAGATCTAAAGTTTAAACCAATCCGACTATGCAGCCATTCTTCTACTTCAAACATACATGTCTCCTTAACAAAAGTCCAATCAACTACCGCATCAAAGTATGATTACAAATAAAAAGCGAGGTCGGGACTAAAATCCCGACCTCTTACCTGGTTAGCTAATCACTAGCTACTATGAATTTCAACGTGAGCTAAAAACATCCACTGGATGTTCCAACTCTTTCTAGTTTCTAGGAGTTGGGGTGATACAGTCTCCCAGACATACCAGTTCTCTCTTATTTAAAGGAACTGGGGTAAAAACGTTCCCCGGACGTTCCTGCGTTTCTAATTTCTGGCGCAGGGCTAAAAACTTTCTAATTTCTGGCGCAGGGCTAAAAACATCCACTGGATGTTTTTACTCCTCCATAAAGCTGTTGAAGACTTCTTCAATCATGTTCCATTCGTCTTCTGAGCCTTCTGGGATTGGTTGCAATTCGCCTTCTGTTCCATCTTCATTTTCGATAAATGAGTAAGCTTGGATTTCAACTTCACCATTTTCATCTTCTTCTGCGTTAACTGGCACTAGCAGAACATAGTTTTTACCAAATTCTTCTTTCCCATCGATGGTCAAAAGAATTTCAAACAAGGTTTCATTTCCTTGCTCATCTACTAGTGTAATCAATTCACGTTCTTCGTGGTCATGGTTGTGATCGTGTGACATAGTTTCTCCTCTGTCTTAAAATTTTCTATCTAAATAATTCTGCAAAATCAGCTGAGCAGCCAACTTATCAATAACTTTCTTGCGTTTGTTACGGCTGATATCTGCTTGTTCAATCAACATACGCTCCGCAGCGACCGTTGTCAAACGCTCATCCTGATAGTCTACTGGCAAACCAAAGAGTTCTTCTAGCTTGGCACCATAGGCTTGACTGGCTTCTACTCGCGGACCGCTAGTATTGTTCATGTTTTTAGGCAGACCAACTACAAAGCGTTCTACCTTATAGCTGTCAACCAATTCCTTGATACGGTCAAAACCAAACTGGCCCTGATCCTCATTAATCTGGATGATTTCAAGTCCTTGAGCAGTGAAGCCTAGTGGGTCGCTAATGGCAACACCCACTGTTTTTGAACCGACGTCCAATCCCATAATTCTCATAGATTATAGATCGACTCCTTGTCCTTTAAGGTAGTAGCGTACCAATTCTTCAACAATTTCATCACGCTCATACTTACGGATTTGATTTCGTGCATTGTTGTAACGAGGAACGTAGGCAGGGTCACCACTCAATACATAACCGACGATCTGGTTAATCGGATTGTAGCCCTTGTCGTTCAAAGAAGCATAGACGTCTGTCAACGTTTCGCTAATTTCTTTCTTATTGGAATCATCCAATTTAAACCGTACAGTTTCTTCAGTAAATCCCATTCTAACACCCTCTTTCCTTAGAATATTACTATTATAGCATATTTCCTTACGTTCTACAAATAAGTCAGTCTATTAATTTGGATTTTCTATTGTTCTGTTGCTCCATTTGCCACTCTATCTGCAATATATTGGCTAGGTTCGTTTTTTAAGAGATTTTCAAGACCAATATTTTTTAAATATTCTAGTTGAGATGCCTTTTTGACATCCAAAACTTGAAAATCATAAGTCGTTGTGGTCTGGATTTCTGTCTCGCTGAGTAGCTTGGTTTCCAGTGTAAATCCTGCCAGTTTGCGCGCCTCTTGGATGGTCTCATCCTTCTCTTCAGCTTCTAGAAGCGCTTTTTGCGTTTCCTCTAGGCCATTTTCAGAGATAAAAGTCTTGAGTTCATCCCCGACAGGTCGTTTTTGCTGGATGGTCAAGGTCAAAAACTGATTGCCTTTATAGGTAATGGTTTGAATCTGTTGCGTTCCATTTTCTGACTTCGGCATCAACAGGGTCTTGGTGACAACTGTATTCTTTTCGGCATTGTCCAAAACGGGAAGGTTGGATTGGAGAGGTTCAGATGCTGTTGTGGAAGCAGCAGGAGTTTCCTTTTTTTGCCCACATCCCGCAAGCAAAAAGAGGAGAGCAAAACTAGCAATTAGTAACTTTTTCATAATTCCTCACTTGATTTTAAAACAAAAGAGCAAACAAGGCCAGGAGTCACTCCCAGCCTTGATGTTTTATAGAGCTGCACGTAGACGTGCTTCTGCATTTTCTACATTACGGACAGAGCGTGGCAAGAAGGCACGGATATCATCTTCTTTATAGCCGACTTGCAGGCGCTTCTTATCAACGAGAATCGGACTCTTTAAGATCCGTGGTGTTTCCATGATTAAGTTGAGCACTTCATTGACACTCAAATCCTCGATGTCAACTCCAAGTGCCTTAGCGTAGCGGTTTTTTGACGAAACAATACTGGCAATCCCATTATCTGTTTTCGTGAGAATATCTAATAACTCTTCTCTTGTAATTCCTTCTTTACCGAGATTTTGTTCTTTATAACTTAACTGGTGGGCATTGAGCCAGGTTTTCGCTTTTTTACAGCTAGTACAACTTGAGACTGTATAAATTTTGATCATGTACCTACCCCTTTCGCTACATGTTACTATCAGTTTAGTCTATTATACCATAAAAAACATCCGACTTGCGACCTATTTTTAAAAAAAATTAACTTTTTTCGCGATTTTCGTACTTTTTTCTTGACAAAATCAATTTATAACCAACTTTTAAATTTTTTGATATACAATCGTTTTACAACTGTAACACTTATCATATAGAGAACGATAATCAAAAGCAAAAAGAGGAAATAAATTGGTTCCAAAGGGGTTAAATGAAGCAGGCTAGCAATTGAAGAGTAGGGAAGGAAGGTCACAAAACTAGCTGCTAGCAAGGTTGTTCCAAGAACAAACCATGATGGACGACTTTGTAAGAAAGGAAGTTTTGCTGAACGAAGCATATGGATAACCATGGTTTGGGACCACATGGATTCAATGAACCAACCTGTCTGGAACAAGATGATAAAGCCCGTTGCCGACTCTGCTCCGTGAGCATAAGCTTGACCTGTCGCCATTGGGACAATAACAAAATATAGTAAGATAAAGGTCAAAATATCAAAGGCAGAAGAAATCGGACCCATCCAAATCATAAAACGAGTAATAGACTTAGCTTCCCACTTATGGGGATGCTTCAAAAAGTCTTCATCTACATTATCAAATGGCAAGGCAATGCAAGAAAGGTCGTAGACGAGGTTTAACACAATCAAGTGAATCGGAGCCATAGGAAGGAAGGGTAAAAAGATACCAGAAACTAACAGAGAGAAAATGTTCCCGAAATTAGAGCTGACCGTCATCTTGATATATTTGGTCATATTAGCGTAGACCTTACGCCCTTCAACCAGCCCTTTTTCAAGCACCATCAAATCCTTATCTAGCAAAATGACATCAGCCGTTTCTTTGGCAATATCTACTGCTGTATCAACAGAAATCCCCACATCTGCCACTTTCATAGAAGGGGCATCATTGATCCCATCTCCCATATAGCCAACACAATGTCCATTCGATTTGATTTGTAAAATGATTCGTGCTTTTTGATCCGGAGAGAGTTTGGCAAAGACAGTCACTTTCTCAACTGCTTGGGCCAATTCTTCGTCCGTCATGGCGTCAATATCAGAACCCAACAAGATTTGATCAACGTCTAGACCAACTTTTTCGCAAACTGCTTGGGTTACCTTCTCATTGTCTCCCGTCAAGATCTTTGTTTGAACACCGTGTTCTAACAAAGCTTGG contains:
- a CDS encoding damage-inducible protein CinA, translating into MNVYGKIDEKQEESHYQDWSVPEKREGAPIPFFSILLWSLVTTAISVALPFIFGVVSPQQSQDLYTGWALHQNGQMYTDYFGTEGLLYYVLTYLFQGSVLIALVEWLTLFGAGVFLFKAADTLVGQEKEAKRVVFILYLLVAGLAFGGGYALLLALPFLFYSLSIVTNYLAFPKDDKGFVRVGMSLALAFFLAPIPTALFAAVLALGIIGFNLGKGHFVHGLYQFFASALGFSLLFYPLGYYTVWTGSFGDAISQTLYPVNTLSLFSNSHLLENAAFYGLLAIGLGSLGLLFAGLFQSKPAKQYVLSIAASLGFLVSLGILILSKEPINATRLVVLIPFLVLLLLTGIKEDVSDGGSRSRRRREKQTSFLKGNFYLPLIALAYLIVLPIVSRYLSHPATYKERDRLASVVKQQTSSEDRVYAWDDRPDFYRASERLAPTSLLTPTLYTASDENKTKLMNDLKENQPKMIVVNQKVALWSDVESWLSEKYELVQTDTSEFKLYKSK
- a CDS encoding cardiolipin synthetase; translated protein: MTARKMQLLMSKYGFSITIMLAELFIIFGLFLYLGQMAPIVWIILVILVSLATIVSIVNRSMNPESKVTWLLVAFVPVFGPLLYIMFGERRLSKKELKQLKQLQSMVDREDNSRALRLELKEQDKSAYGVIKSLLSMDTNADVYDRTDTRFFASGESMWQQMLEDLKKAEKFIFLEYYIIEEGLMWNSILEILEEKAAQGVEVKLLYDDIGCMATLPGDYTIQLRSRGIEAHKFNKVIPRLTVAYNNRDHRKIMIIDGQIAYTGGVNLADEYINHIERFGYWKDSGIRLDGPAVKAFTRLFLSAWYINRGEISDFDQYHLENQPKDGMGLCIPYSSGPKPIYRAQVGKTVYQNLINQATDYVYITTPYLIADYDLTESIKNAALRGVDVRIVTPCIPDKKVIQLVTRGAYPDLLSAGVRIYEYSPGFLHSKQMLVDGEAATVGTINFDYRSLLHHYENAVLLYRTQSIIDIERDFEEIFKVSQEIYPHTIKTSWYQSLIKEIVQLFAPML
- a CDS encoding dihydrofolate synthase, whose translation is MFEVEEWLHSRIGLNFRSGLGRMQRAVDLLGNPERTYPIIHVTGTNGKGSTIAFMRELFVAHGKKVGTFTSPHIISIHDRICINGQPIAEEDFVRIANQVKEMEKTLLQTHDQLSFFELLTLIALLYFKEQGVDLVLLEVGIGGLLDTTNVVTGEIAVITSIGLDHQETLGDSLGEIAEQKAGIFKAGKQAVIAKLAPEAKLVCQNTARELGVDLYQAGRDFILKAGDFSSSLASFSQLEISLEGVYQQENAALALQSFLLFMVSRGEGVEEELVRRALQETHWAGRLERIRPQIYLDGAHNLPALTRLVEFIQGKIQQGYQVRILFGALKRKDYQGMLGYLSKQLPQVKLKVTGFDYQGSLDEKDVAGYDLIPSYGDFIREFEDKANGQDLLFVTGSLYFISEVRGSLVGSDEIS
- a CDS encoding Holliday junction resolvase, which translates into the protein MRIMGLDVGSKTVGVAISDPLGFTAQGLEIIQINEDQGQFGFDRIKELVDSYKVERFVVGLPKNMNNTSGPRVEASQAYGAKLEELFGLPVDYQDERLTTVAAERMLIEQADISRNKRKKVIDKLAAQLILQNYLDRKF
- a CDS encoding transcriptional regulator, with the translated sequence MKKLLIASFALLFLLAGCGQKKETPAASTTASEPLQSNLPVLDNAEKNTVVTKTLLMPKSENGTQQIQTITYKGNQFLTLTIQQKRPVGDELKTFISENGLEETQKALLEAEEKDETIQEARKLAGFTLETKLLSETEIQTTTTYDFQVLDVKKASQLEYLKNIGLENLLKNEPSQYIADRVANGATEQ
- a CDS encoding ArsR family transcriptional regulator is translated as MIKIYTVSSCTSCKKAKTWLNAHQLSYKEQNLGKEGITREELLDILTKTDNGIASIVSSKNRYAKALGVDIEDLSVNEVLNLIMETPRILKSPILVDKKRLQVGYKEDDIRAFLPRSVRNVENAEARLRAAL